One region of Vicinamibacterales bacterium genomic DNA includes:
- a CDS encoding serine/threonine-protein kinase produces MTPDAERWSRIKTVFLEAAALDPSARPQWIANACDGDAELVREVATLLQAHDSAGDFLASPALAVPEAAAAMVEATRLSVEQTVPVRCGPYRILREFARGGMGVVYLGARADDQFEKTVAIKIISGHLLHPAALRRFHDERRILAMLDHPNIGRLLDAGATETGVPYVVMDYIDGQPLDEYCATRAVPIAGRVALMIKVCAAVQHSHQHLVVHRDIKARNVLVTPDGEPKLLDFGIAKLLDSTGIDTSVTRTGLRTLTPDSASPEQVRGEPVTVLTDVYSLGVLLYRLLAERSPYRGSMTTESSIARAICEEEPIVPSSAAAAEPSASAEDLAAARHRARELRGDLDLITLKALDKDPRRRYGSVEQLAQDLQRHLDGRPIVAAPDSWGYRTRKFVARHRGAVGAAALLTLSLAAGIAATGWEVHVARQERNRAERRFNDVRRLANSFLFEFHDAIEGLPGSTRARELVVRRALQYLDSLANESAHDPSLQRELASAYERVGDVQGLPSFANLGDTPGAIRSHLAALTLREPLAASSPSDPALTRELATTHIHLSSLLEVTSQLPAAIDHARRALAIRVALQSSGPDGVDDRVALAAGYHQVGRVMSATGDWKAALDSAQREAAVFESILTADPGSSRAQRNAAIGYRQLGAHLERARDRDAALANYRKAVALDERRAAASPTDRQAHLDLSFDYGAIGYLLSTQGNVEEALRSYAQALSLREAAAAADPNDVEAIEAVGRAHLSIGQVLRRAGRAPEAISEFQKALPIALKRSSADPVNRSTGDHVANVYGALAGVNAERAATTTDRAESARAYRAARGWAQEALAIRTVHRASGTTPSSAQSEIDSLTALIAKCDLALNGLATVSPPAGGLRRR; encoded by the coding sequence ATGACGCCTGACGCCGAACGCTGGAGCCGCATCAAGACCGTGTTTCTCGAGGCGGCGGCGCTCGACCCGTCGGCCCGCCCGCAGTGGATCGCGAACGCCTGCGACGGGGACGCCGAGTTGGTCCGCGAGGTCGCCACGCTGCTGCAAGCCCACGACAGCGCCGGAGATTTCCTGGCGTCGCCAGCGCTGGCGGTGCCCGAGGCCGCGGCCGCGATGGTCGAGGCGACGCGGCTCAGCGTCGAGCAAACCGTTCCAGTGCGCTGCGGTCCCTACCGGATCCTGCGTGAATTCGCCCGCGGTGGCATGGGCGTCGTCTATCTGGGCGCGCGCGCCGACGATCAATTCGAGAAGACGGTGGCCATCAAGATCATTTCCGGCCACCTGCTCCATCCGGCCGCGCTCCGACGCTTTCACGATGAACGCCGGATCCTGGCGATGCTCGATCACCCAAACATCGGCCGTCTCCTCGACGCGGGCGCCACCGAAACGGGCGTGCCCTACGTCGTGATGGACTACATCGACGGCCAGCCTCTCGACGAATATTGTGCGACGCGCGCCGTCCCGATTGCCGGCCGCGTCGCGCTGATGATCAAGGTCTGCGCCGCCGTTCAGCACTCACACCAGCATCTGGTCGTCCACCGCGACATCAAGGCGCGAAACGTGCTGGTGACACCCGACGGGGAGCCCAAGCTGCTTGATTTCGGTATCGCCAAGCTGCTCGATTCGACCGGGATCGACACCAGCGTCACGCGGACGGGCCTCCGCACGCTGACACCCGACAGCGCGAGCCCCGAGCAGGTGCGAGGCGAACCGGTCACCGTGCTGACCGACGTGTATTCGCTCGGCGTCCTGTTGTATCGACTGCTGGCCGAGCGGAGCCCCTATCGCGGCAGCATGACGACGGAGTCCTCGATCGCGCGCGCGATCTGCGAAGAAGAGCCGATCGTGCCGAGCAGTGCCGCGGCTGCGGAGCCGTCCGCGAGCGCGGAGGACCTCGCGGCGGCGCGCCACCGCGCACGGGAGCTGCGCGGCGACCTGGACCTGATTACGCTCAAAGCGCTCGACAAGGATCCTCGGCGTCGCTACGGCTCGGTCGAGCAGCTCGCCCAGGATCTGCAGCGGCATCTCGACGGCCGGCCGATTGTCGCGGCGCCCGATTCATGGGGCTATCGCACCCGCAAATTCGTGGCGCGGCATCGTGGCGCTGTCGGTGCGGCCGCGCTCCTCACGCTGTCGCTCGCCGCGGGTATTGCCGCAACGGGCTGGGAGGTCCATGTCGCGCGGCAGGAACGCAACCGCGCCGAACGGCGTTTCAATGACGTGCGCCGGCTGGCGAATTCCTTCCTGTTCGAGTTTCACGACGCGATCGAGGGGCTGCCGGGATCGACCCGGGCCCGCGAGCTCGTCGTCCGTCGCGCCCTGCAGTATCTCGACAGCCTGGCCAATGAATCGGCGCACGATCCCTCACTGCAGCGCGAACTGGCCAGCGCCTATGAGCGGGTGGGCGACGTCCAGGGGCTGCCATCGTTCGCCAACCTCGGCGACACTCCAGGCGCGATCCGCAGCCACCTGGCGGCGCTGACCCTGCGCGAGCCGCTGGCGGCGTCGAGCCCGTCCGACCCGGCGCTGACGCGCGAGCTCGCCACGACGCACATTCATCTCAGCAGCCTTCTCGAGGTGACCAGTCAGCTGCCCGCGGCGATCGACCACGCCCGGCGCGCGCTGGCGATCCGCGTGGCGCTGCAGTCGTCCGGGCCCGACGGCGTTGACGACCGCGTCGCGCTCGCTGCCGGCTATCACCAGGTCGGGCGCGTCATGAGCGCAACGGGCGACTGGAAGGCGGCGCTCGACAGCGCGCAGCGCGAGGCGGCGGTCTTCGAGTCGATTCTGACGGCGGATCCGGGCAGCAGCCGCGCGCAGCGCAACGCCGCCATCGGCTACCGTCAGCTGGGTGCACACCTCGAAAGAGCGCGCGATCGTGATGCCGCGCTGGCCAACTATCGCAAGGCTGTCGCGCTCGACGAGCGCCGCGCCGCGGCGAGTCCTACGGATCGGCAGGCGCATCTCGACCTGTCGTTCGACTACGGCGCGATCGGGTATCTGCTCTCGACGCAAGGGAATGTCGAGGAGGCCCTGCGCAGCTATGCGCAGGCGCTGTCGTTGCGGGAGGCAGCGGCGGCGGCGGATCCGAACGACGTCGAAGCGATTGAAGCGGTCGGCCGGGCTCATCTGAGCATCGGTCAGGTGCTGCGCCGTGCCGGCAGGGCGCCGGAGGCCATCTCCGAGTTTCAGAAAGCCCTGCCGATCGCGCTGAAGCGGTCTTCGGCGGATCCGGTCAATCGATCGACCGGCGATCACGTAGCCAACGTCTACGGCGCTCTCGCGGGAGTCAACGCCGAGCGGGCCGCGACGACCACGGACCGTGCCGAATCCGCGCGTGCCTATCGCGCCGCTCGCGGCTGGGCGCAAGAGGCACTGGCGATCCGCACCGTCCACCGCGCGTCCGGCACGACCCCGTCGTCCGCCCAGAGCGAGATCGACTCCCTGACGGCACTCATCGCCAAGTGCGATCTCGCGCTGAATGGATTGGCCACGGTCTCACCGCCGGCCGGCGGATTGCGGCGTCGATAG
- a CDS encoding choice-of-anchor D domain-containing protein, translating into MVLSWACLTAPTAAQSVVTTVVGNPEVIAVAVDRNSGAVYFATDRPGAIYRLSGTTTTRIAGLAGGSTGDDVPALQAAVFPGRNGLAIDAGGSIFFSEPSTHQIRRIDVASGRVVTVAGNQSRRVNPQDIEGDDALFTYLAAPGALAFQPGSGDLFVADEAWDIVYRISTEGGGRIDGTADTVVYLAAGGNPGSPSIFLDGDWYNPFGYAGDNGPAIDAKLNHPRGLAFDGVGNLFIADTGNNVVRRVDTSEIISTVAGTTTPGFSGDGGAATAGRLFMPTGLAFDGVGNLFIADTSNQRVRVLLAASNQLATVAGVGVAGHAGDGAAAIGAALAFPTGVAVDAAGNLLVVDSQNNRLRRVSLAQTISSAVQTGPDYVGDGLPGGSAVNQPSYLVIDHAGNLFFSDSGNARVRRRDAITHAVTTVAGSGVPGSTGDHSPAVAARLNCPAGLAFGQGGDLFVADPCASVVRRIAAGADGLVTGAGDEIISTFAGTGVRYGISDGDHQAATTAALNGPVSVAVDSRGSVWIGENDVHVVRVVTANGSIDTFDASAGSRGLLVDADDNVAYADDFNGQISCNGDGLVYWTDFPSGSVRSWGGLAIDALGRVYVSEDGRAHSIYRLTPDDGRLLCAGDALISVNRVAGLGSDGIGYSGDGGPATSATFNHPEGLAIDAAGALFIADSGNGVIRRVQGSAGGVTLDATTLDFGAQALGAVSTPITVTATASGPASFGTTAVAGANPGDFTIVADSCASRPIAAGQTCQIVLAFEPTGLGPRSATLQVNDDAAGSPQTVTLSGSGVTPLTAAQLAPTAVAFGQIAVGSASSGVTVTLGSTGSGPLSVTGITLGGNQPGDFAISANTCGGAVLPPGQSCSLIVTFAPILACASTATLSFSDNAAGGQQAVLLSGTGVARAAAPFQGALHCTSVAAQPRELAPAADGSVLFDEAGSRDSPPGIGRVSATAGVQEVPGAVQSGGWIPSGLTSLPDGSYAYLETRAPGFPAWLDIASGNSKQQYPQSGVLGPVGSGPDDAFWYAKARACGGDVLVTKYAAGKAPVDYSVTTAWLAANARSICADPSFVTAGPDGTTWIGLANTDGNPSRTPSGFLRLATNGLAIDFTATPSDPRAAALGADGNLYALLTSGNGVCSLARFAVAANSGEIVRTPIALALPVWTVGCSGITAGADGRIWALGSTFDGSAFIPSLIALDTANGVVTPYPVPAQNVGYLAGGSDEGIWFNAPPGAVGRFDIGGGPARGFVTPRLLGFPSSPVGVASPARAVYIRSTGTAPLAVSSVTLAAADGSNFVIDDRCSGTTLAPGTSCVVWVVSRPTSAGSHAATLVINDNDAFSPQVVRLEEFTPQPAPAVAPASAGFPNTTVGTSSQSTRLTLTNPATRSVAVVSVALGGINAADFSIVSDQCSNMSVPSGGTCVVTVAFTPAAAGPRTAVLTFTDAANPSTQIVNLTGTAQVNGNGGGGSGGTGACGCTATGLFVDPVVVPPVQTAPPAFPFRLVVGGPLNAPTSLTIRTPANAVVMTFTAPPVTTWPDDWSNAYGFSPDGKLFVVHYQAGGVDTIELYNLVGAHPATKVWSSPIPILSGGSTNGSVGFSPLGTYLLTAQLQSTPPPISDTLILNIASGAGPVVSHNWQPIHAPVAKPYKGASSQFWGFAPDDSSFTYVALTATSPMLTLVSLPSNTDVQQLPFTSSLATWVQFSPCGDVLGLVDQHTDPTDPAPANPVTITLYSTRTPAPALKSAGGLPATAITLSAGPATFTAQVAGWPAAIDLGPNAAAAGCPAASTSGNGGGATAPDPPSAPLLTLASPPTVAFEGVPYTYTFAALGSPDPTFSLKMFGPSWLSIDEDSGHLTGTPPVGTTSFDYSVVATNAVGFDDTQPFHVTVTPQVAPLGDDPGPGGPRVDDEPTPTAADAAAVPTASTNGSPSEGAAAQTTLLLPNGRGQISLPADVTPAISTFAYTETDTPTGPVGALRFAGLDFTLTAVDALSGAPVTTLVDAPLATLVFRDTDLLAARIRDASRLSLYWWSGTAWVDQSPCTACAVDLVSHTITVRLTRLGEYMLAAIVPTPVLTVTAPAIQATAGSMFAGTVATFPPIGAQDTLNEYSATVHWGDNQVSVGGLLSSGGTFVVTGTHTWAAGGTYPVAITVFSGGFSQTTQSTAVVTAAHSAPQFTAAAPPLTATAGAAYSYTFAASGIPAPAFALSNAPAWLTLDATTGALTGTPPSGTTTFNYSVVASNGVTPDAVVGPFAVTVTAAANKSADLSVTLSAPGATTKGSTFAYTVIVKNNGPAGASNALVALLAGPGTSLVSATPQPAIGTNDVWAWCVPTLASGQSLTFTVRVKVSRAGLVVAAAAVVADTRDPKPLNNAATVATTVK; encoded by the coding sequence ATGGTGCTGAGCTGGGCGTGCCTCACCGCACCGACGGCGGCCCAATCGGTCGTCACGACTGTCGTGGGAAATCCGGAGGTCATCGCCGTCGCCGTCGACCGCAACTCCGGCGCCGTCTATTTCGCGACCGACAGGCCGGGCGCGATTTACCGCCTCAGCGGGACCACGACGACACGAATCGCCGGCCTCGCCGGCGGATCGACCGGCGACGACGTGCCGGCGCTGCAGGCCGCGGTCTTCCCCGGCCGCAACGGCCTCGCCATCGACGCCGGCGGCAGCATCTTCTTCTCCGAACCGAGCACCCATCAGATCCGCCGCATCGACGTGGCGTCGGGCAGAGTCGTCACGGTGGCCGGCAATCAATCCCGAAGGGTCAACCCGCAGGACATCGAGGGCGACGACGCGTTGTTCACCTATCTCGCCGCACCAGGGGCGCTCGCGTTCCAACCGGGCAGCGGCGATCTCTTCGTGGCCGACGAAGCATGGGACATCGTCTACCGGATCAGCACGGAGGGCGGCGGCCGGATCGACGGCACCGCCGATACCGTCGTCTATCTGGCGGCGGGCGGCAACCCTGGCAGTCCGTCGATCTTCCTCGACGGCGACTGGTACAACCCCTTCGGCTACGCCGGCGACAACGGCCCCGCCATCGACGCCAAGCTGAATCATCCGCGCGGCCTCGCCTTCGACGGTGTCGGCAACCTTTTCATCGCCGACACCGGGAACAACGTCGTGCGGCGGGTCGATACGAGCGAGATCATCTCGACGGTGGCGGGCACCACGACGCCCGGTTTCTCTGGTGATGGCGGCGCGGCGACGGCTGGCCGTCTGTTCATGCCGACCGGCCTTGCCTTCGACGGCGTCGGCAACCTCTTCATCGCCGACACCTCGAACCAGCGCGTCCGCGTCCTGTTGGCCGCGTCGAACCAGCTGGCGACCGTGGCCGGCGTCGGCGTGGCGGGACACGCCGGCGACGGCGCCGCCGCGATCGGCGCGGCGCTGGCGTTTCCAACGGGCGTCGCGGTCGATGCGGCTGGGAACCTGCTCGTCGTCGATTCGCAGAACAACCGCCTGCGTCGCGTCTCGCTGGCGCAAACCATCAGCAGCGCGGTCCAGACTGGTCCCGACTATGTGGGCGACGGCCTGCCAGGCGGCAGCGCTGTCAATCAGCCTTCCTACTTGGTCATCGACCACGCCGGCAACCTGTTTTTCTCCGATTCCGGCAACGCCCGCGTACGCCGTCGCGATGCCATCACTCACGCAGTCACCACCGTGGCCGGCAGCGGCGTCCCCGGGTCGACCGGCGATCACTCGCCCGCGGTCGCGGCCCGTCTGAACTGCCCCGCCGGACTCGCCTTTGGTCAGGGCGGCGACCTCTTCGTCGCCGATCCGTGCGCCAGCGTCGTGCGCCGGATCGCCGCGGGCGCCGATGGCCTCGTGACCGGTGCCGGCGACGAAATCATCAGCACGTTCGCAGGGACCGGGGTGCGCTACGGCATCAGCGACGGCGACCATCAGGCGGCGACGACAGCGGCGCTCAACGGCCCCGTCTCTGTGGCGGTCGATTCACGGGGCAGCGTCTGGATCGGGGAAAACGACGTCCACGTCGTCAGAGTCGTCACCGCCAACGGCAGCATCGACACGTTCGATGCGAGCGCGGGATCCCGCGGCCTGCTCGTCGACGCCGACGACAACGTCGCCTATGCCGACGACTTCAACGGCCAGATCTCATGCAATGGAGACGGCCTCGTCTACTGGACGGACTTTCCTTCCGGAAGCGTGCGATCGTGGGGAGGGTTGGCTATCGACGCCCTGGGCCGCGTGTATGTCAGTGAAGACGGCAGGGCCCACTCGATATACCGGCTCACACCTGACGACGGCCGCTTGTTGTGCGCGGGAGACGCGCTGATCAGCGTCAACCGCGTCGCCGGACTCGGGTCCGACGGCATCGGCTACTCCGGCGACGGCGGACCGGCGACCAGCGCGACGTTCAATCATCCGGAGGGGCTCGCGATCGACGCGGCCGGAGCCCTGTTCATCGCCGACTCGGGCAACGGCGTGATCCGCCGTGTGCAGGGTTCCGCCGGCGGCGTGACGCTCGACGCGACGACCCTCGACTTCGGCGCGCAGGCGCTTGGTGCCGTGTCCACGCCGATCACCGTGACGGCAACGGCATCCGGGCCGGCGTCATTCGGCACCACTGCGGTCGCCGGCGCGAATCCGGGGGATTTCACCATCGTGGCCGATTCCTGCGCCAGCAGGCCGATAGCGGCGGGCCAAACGTGTCAGATCGTCCTGGCGTTCGAGCCGACCGGTCTCGGTCCGCGCTCGGCCACTCTCCAGGTCAACGACGACGCGGCCGGGTCCCCGCAGACGGTGACGCTCAGCGGCTCCGGTGTGACCCCGCTCACGGCGGCGCAGCTCGCGCCAACGGCGGTGGCGTTCGGTCAGATCGCGGTCGGCAGCGCGTCGAGCGGCGTCACCGTGACGCTCGGCAGTACGGGATCCGGGCCGCTCTCCGTGACCGGCATAACGTTGGGCGGCAATCAGCCCGGCGATTTTGCCATCAGCGCCAACACCTGTGGCGGGGCGGTACTCCCGCCAGGTCAGTCGTGCTCCCTGATCGTCACGTTCGCTCCGATTCTGGCCTGCGCCTCGACCGCAACGTTGTCGTTTTCCGACAACGCGGCAGGAGGTCAGCAGGCGGTGCTGCTGAGCGGAACCGGCGTGGCCAGGGCCGCCGCGCCGTTCCAAGGCGCCCTCCATTGCACGTCGGTCGCGGCGCAGCCGCGTGAACTCGCGCCAGCCGCAGACGGGTCGGTCTTGTTCGACGAGGCCGGTTCGCGCGACTCTCCCCCGGGGATCGGCCGCGTGTCGGCGACCGCCGGCGTGCAGGAAGTCCCGGGAGCGGTGCAGTCAGGCGGATGGATTCCCTCCGGGTTGACGTCTCTGCCCGACGGCTCGTACGCCTATCTCGAGACGCGTGCCCCGGGCTTCCCGGCGTGGCTCGACATTGCCTCGGGCAATTCCAAACAGCAGTACCCCCAGTCGGGCGTGCTCGGCCCCGTCGGCAGCGGCCCAGACGATGCCTTCTGGTACGCGAAGGCGCGGGCCTGCGGCGGCGACGTCCTCGTGACGAAGTACGCGGCCGGGAAGGCGCCCGTCGATTACAGCGTGACGACCGCCTGGCTCGCGGCCAACGCACGCAGCATCTGCGCCGACCCGTCGTTCGTGACCGCCGGCCCCGATGGCACGACCTGGATCGGACTCGCGAACACGGACGGCAACCCGTCGAGAACCCCGAGCGGTTTCCTGAGACTCGCCACCAATGGCCTGGCGATCGATTTCACGGCGACGCCCTCCGACCCACGTGCCGCCGCGCTCGGCGCGGACGGTAACCTCTATGCGCTCCTGACCTCCGGCAACGGCGTGTGCAGCCTGGCTCGCTTCGCGGTGGCCGCCAATTCGGGCGAGATCGTCCGAACGCCCATCGCCCTGGCCCTGCCGGTGTGGACGGTCGGGTGCTCGGGGATCACGGCTGGCGCCGATGGCCGAATCTGGGCACTGGGCTCGACGTTCGATGGCAGCGCCTTCATCCCGTCTTTGATCGCGCTCGACACGGCCAATGGAGTCGTCACCCCGTATCCGGTTCCGGCGCAGAACGTCGGATACCTGGCCGGCGGATCCGACGAAGGCATCTGGTTCAACGCACCGCCTGGGGCGGTCGGACGCTTCGATATCGGCGGCGGGCCAGCCCGCGGGTTCGTCACGCCGAGGCTCCTGGGCTTCCCCTCTTCGCCGGTGGGCGTCGCCTCGCCGGCGCGCGCCGTCTACATCCGCAGCACCGGCACGGCGCCGCTCGCCGTATCGAGCGTGACGCTGGCGGCGGCTGACGGCAGTAATTTCGTCATCGACGACCGGTGTTCGGGGACCACGCTGGCACCCGGAACGTCGTGCGTCGTGTGGGTCGTGTCGAGGCCAACGAGCGCCGGCAGCCATGCGGCCACGCTGGTCATCAACGACAACGACGCCTTCTCGCCGCAGGTCGTCCGGCTCGAGGAGTTCACGCCTCAGCCGGCGCCGGCGGTGGCACCCGCGTCGGCCGGATTCCCGAACACCACCGTCGGAACGTCCAGCCAGTCGACGAGGCTGACGCTCACCAATCCAGCCACCCGATCGGTTGCAGTCGTCTCGGTGGCGCTCGGCGGGATCAACGCCGCCGACTTTTCGATCGTGTCCGACCAGTGCTCGAATATGAGCGTGCCCAGCGGTGGCACGTGCGTCGTGACGGTCGCGTTCACGCCGGCGGCTGCGGGCCCGCGTACGGCCGTCCTCACATTCACCGACGCGGCGAATCCGTCGACCCAGATCGTCAACCTCACCGGAACCGCGCAGGTAAACGGCAACGGCGGAGGCGGTAGCGGCGGGACCGGCGCCTGCGGCTGCACGGCGACCGGCCTGTTCGTCGATCCGGTTGTCGTCCCGCCCGTGCAAACCGCGCCACCGGCATTCCCGTTCAGACTGGTCGTTGGTGGTCCCCTCAACGCGCCCACGAGCCTGACGATCAGGACCCCCGCCAACGCTGTGGTGATGACGTTTACGGCGCCGCCGGTGACAACCTGGCCCGACGACTGGTCGAACGCCTACGGCTTCAGCCCCGACGGCAAGCTGTTCGTCGTCCACTACCAGGCAGGTGGCGTCGATACGATCGAGCTGTACAACCTCGTGGGCGCGCACCCCGCAACGAAAGTCTGGTCGTCGCCCATTCCGATCCTCAGCGGCGGCTCGACCAATGGCTCGGTCGGGTTCAGCCCGCTTGGCACATACCTGCTCACCGCGCAGCTGCAGAGTACCCCGCCGCCGATCAGCGACACACTCATCCTCAATATCGCATCGGGTGCCGGGCCCGTCGTGAGTCACAACTGGCAGCCCATTCATGCTCCGGTGGCGAAGCCGTACAAAGGCGCATCTTCGCAATTCTGGGGATTCGCGCCCGACGACAGCAGCTTCACCTATGTCGCGCTGACGGCCACGAGCCCGATGCTGACGCTGGTCAGCCTGCCGTCGAACACCGACGTCCAGCAACTCCCCTTTACGTCGAGCCTCGCGACCTGGGTGCAGTTCTCGCCGTGTGGTGACGTTCTCGGACTGGTCGATCAGCACACCGACCCGACCGATCCGGCGCCGGCAAACCCCGTGACGATTACGCTCTACTCGACTCGGACGCCCGCTCCGGCGCTCAAGAGCGCAGGAGGCCTGCCGGCAACGGCCATCACCCTGTCGGCCGGCCCGGCCACGTTCACTGCGCAGGTTGCGGGCTGGCCGGCGGCGATCGACCTGGGCCCCAATGCGGCGGCGGCTGGCTGTCCCGCTGCGAGCACGAGCGGGAACGGCGGCGGCGCCACCGCGCCCGATCCCCCGAGCGCGCCGCTGCTCACGCTCGCCAGCCCGCCAACCGTCGCTTTCGAAGGTGTGCCGTACACCTACACGTTCGCCGCGTTGGGTTCGCCCGATCCCACCTTCTCTCTGAAGATGTTCGGGCCGTCCTGGCTCTCCATCGACGAGGATTCCGGCCACTTGACCGGAACACCACCTGTCGGCACGACGTCGTTCGATTACTCCGTAGTGGCGACGAATGCGGTCGGCTTCGACGACACGCAGCCATTCCATGTCACCGTGACACCACAGGTGGCACCTCTCGGCGACGACCCTGGGCCGGGCGGACCGCGGGTTGACGACGAGCCGACTCCAACCGCGGCAGATGCCGCAGCGGTGCCGACCGCATCGACGAACGGTTCCCCTTCCGAAGGGGCGGCGGCTCAAACGACCCTGCTGCTGCCGAATGGACGCGGGCAGATCAGCCTGCCGGCAGACGTGACACCAGCGATCTCGACATTCGCCTACACCGAGACCGATACACCGACGGGGCCGGTCGGAGCGCTCAGGTTCGCGGGACTCGACTTCACACTGACGGCGGTGGACGCCTTGTCGGGCGCGCCCGTGACGACGCTCGTAGACGCGCCGCTGGCGACTCTCGTGTTTCGCGACACCGATCTTCTTGCGGCGCGAATTCGCGACGCCTCGAGGCTCAGCCTGTACTGGTGGAGCGGCACGGCGTGGGTCGATCAGTCTCCGTGCACCGCCTGCGCGGTCGATCTCGTGTCGCACACCATCACGGTTCGGCTGACCAGACTTGGCGAATACATGCTGGCCGCGATCGTCCCGACGCCCGTCCTGACGGTGACCGCGCCAGCGATTCAGGCGACCGCCGGTTCGATGTTTGCCGGAACAGTGGCCACGTTCCCGCCGATCGGCGCGCAAGACACCTTGAATGAGTATTCGGCGACGGTCCACTGGGGAGACAACCAGGTGTCGGTCGGGGGGTTGCTTTCGAGCGGCGGCACGTTCGTCGTCACCGGCACACACACGTGGGCCGCGGGCGGGACCTATCCCGTCGCCATCACCGTATTCAGCGGTGGCTTCTCGCAGACGACGCAGTCCACGGCCGTCGTCACGGCAGCTCACTCGGCGCCGCAGTTCACCGCCGCCGCGCCACCGTTGACCGCAACCGCCGGTGCGGCGTACTCGTACACCTTCGCAGCCAGCGGTATCCCCGCTCCAGCGTTTGCTCTCTCCAACGCACCCGCGTGGCTGACTCTCGATGCCACGACGGGCGCCCTGACGGGAACGCCGCCGTCGGGCACGACGACGTTCAACTACAGTGTCGTCGCGTCGAACGGCGTCACTCCCGATGCCGTCGTGGGTCCTTTCGCGGTGACAGTGACCGCCGCGGCGAACAAGTCGGCCGATCTCTCGGTCACCCTGAGCGCTCCGGGCGCCACGACGAAAGGCTCGACGTTCGCCTATACCGTGATCGTCAAGAACAATGGGCCGGCCGGCGCATCGAACGCGCTGGTTGCCCTGCTCGCCGGCCCGGGTACGTCTCTCGTGTCCGCGACGCCGCAACCCGCGATCGGCACCAACGACGTCTGGGCGTGGTGCGTGCCGACGTTGGCCTCGGGCCAGTCGCTCACCTTCACGGTCAGGGTGAAAGTGTCAAGAGCAGGTCTGGTCGTCGCGGCCGCCGCCGTGGTCGCCGATACGCGCGATCCGAAGCCCCTGAACAACGCGGCGACCGTTGCGACGACGGTCAAATGA
- a CDS encoding sigma-70 family RNA polymerase sigma factor — MADSSSGADITTLLRRWQEGDAQALTDLTPLVYRELHGIAVRYLSRERTGHTLQSTALVHETFLKLVDQNRVDWQSRTHFFGVAAQLMRRILVDHARRTGRVKRGAHVLKVSLDDNVDAAGTDALDPADILTLDEALVALEAVDPRQCRIVELRFFAGLTVEETAEAMKLSAGTIKREWAVARAWLYRQVTTGPE; from the coding sequence ATGGCGGATTCGAGCTCCGGGGCGGATATCACCACCCTGTTGCGGCGCTGGCAGGAGGGAGACGCGCAGGCGCTCACCGACCTTACGCCATTGGTCTACCGCGAACTGCACGGCATCGCCGTGCGTTATCTCTCCCGCGAGCGTACCGGCCACACGCTCCAGAGCACCGCGCTCGTCCACGAGACGTTTCTCAAACTGGTCGACCAGAATCGTGTCGACTGGCAGAGCCGCACCCATTTTTTTGGCGTGGCGGCACAGCTGATGCGCCGGATCCTGGTCGATCACGCCAGGCGTACGGGGCGCGTCAAGCGCGGCGCGCACGTCCTCAAGGTCTCGCTCGACGACAATGTGGACGCCGCCGGCACCGACGCCCTGGACCCGGCCGACATCCTGACGCTCGACGAGGCCCTGGTCGCGCTGGAAGCGGTGGACCCGCGGCAGTGCCGGATCGTGGAGCTGCGGTTCTTCGCCGGACTGACCGTTGAGGAGACGGCGGAGGCGATGAAACTCTCGGCCGGCACGATCAAGCGCGAATGGGCCGTCGCCCGGGCGTGGCTCTATCGACAAGTGACCACGGGACCCGAGTGA